Proteins from a genomic interval of Rhipicephalus microplus isolate Deutch F79 chromosome 6, USDA_Rmic, whole genome shotgun sequence:
- the LOC142765632 gene encoding uncharacterized protein LOC142765632, which translates to MPGSSIVRSFLDSYTHQERLNHPSHSAKSMANYLPHSPLPAIVRQHQKSTMANNGVHVVFPMGYAKPMCETVAKGFVNLAAYIFVYCSSADKPAGIAALGPRNAIVNTEMSNATGHYYNRATDASDYTIGSGGGTINAGDYIAVGVCFSNRSKQLAEASFIFSRRKP; encoded by the exons ATGCCAGGTAGCTCAATAGTTAGGTCCTTTCTCGACAGCTATACCCACCAGGAGCGTCTCAACCACCCGAGTCACAGTGCCAAAAGCATGGCGAATTATCTTCCCCACAGTCCTCTGCCTGCCATCGTTCGCCAGCATCAGAAATCCACAATGGCCAACAATGGCGTACACGTTGTCTTTCCG ATGGGATATGCAAAACCGATGTGTGAAACTGTGGCGAAAGGATTTGTTAACTTGGCGGCGTACATTTTTGTATATTGTTCTTCTGCTGACAAACC TGCCGGAATAGCTGCTTTGGGGCCACGAAACGCAATCGTCAATACTGAAATGAGTAACGCTACGGGGCACTACTACAACAGGGCAACGGATGCAAGCGACTACACTATCGGAAGTGGTGGTGGCACAATAAACGCGGGAGACTACATCGCCGTGGGAGTGTGTTTTTCCAATCGATCGAAGCAGTTGGCAGAGGCAAGCTTTATTTTCTCAAGGCGAAAGCCCTAG